The Gymnogyps californianus isolate 813 chromosome Z, ASM1813914v2, whole genome shotgun sequence genome has a window encoding:
- the CZH18orf32 gene encoding UPF0729 protein C18orf32 homolog, with amino-acid sequence MVCIPCIVIPVLLWVYKKFLEPYIYPVIAPFIKRVWPKKAVQETTATKQGQRGSAGNPRAPSATKRDQEDESGIYKFESNGVANGIAAKRSTEVSDKKTD; translated from the exons ATGGTGTGCATTCCTTGTATAGTCATTCCGGTTCTCCTCTGGGTCTACAAGAAATTCCTTGAACCGTATATCTATCCCGTCATCGCACCTTTCATTAAGCGTGTATGGCCCAAGAAAGCTGTGCAAGAAACAACAGCCACAAAACAAGGTCAAAGAGGCAGCGCTGGGAATCCACGGGCACCTTCAGCCACGAAAAGAGATCAGGAGGATGAATCTGGAATTTATAAA TTTGAAAGCAATGGCGTTGCAAATGGAATTGCCGCAAAGAGATCCACAGAAGTTTCTGACAAGAAAACGGATTAA